In Rosa chinensis cultivar Old Blush chromosome 1, RchiOBHm-V2, whole genome shotgun sequence, a genomic segment contains:
- the LOC112191827 gene encoding disease resistance protein TAO1-like, giving the protein MHKLRLLDLYSYSYTRGVYKLHLPPGFEFLPEALKYLRWHFYPSTSLPSRFSSENLVELHMRNSRLEQLWNKGVQINLESLKLIDLSHSEHLADVSPLIESPNLKSIALQGCTSLVRLPSSFQNLAKLTSLNLFGCSNLKILPEMPSNLKVLLLDKTAIEELPSSIWSLEKLYYLTLSRCEELKSLPSSTCRLNSLPNLHGCGSLESLPVELPSGLKGLELSDCESLGSLRVELPSGLEYLDLRNCKSLGSLPVELPSGLKGLYLSGCMSLGSLPVELPSGLKGLYLSGCMSLGSLSVELPSGLKGLSALYLSGCESLGSLPIELPSGLDYLDLRNCKSLESLPVELPSGLEYLHLRNCKSLGSLPVELPSGLQSLKLRNCKSLGSLPKLPWLLALFDAEGCTSLETVSSSMRTAPTQGRDQLRDEDLSFLNCVKLDQSARSNIMADAQLRVMRMQLHHVSSIKPVRLILSVREMKFQSG; this is encoded by the exons ATGCATAAGCTAAGATTACTAGATCTATACTCATACTCGTACACCAGGGGAGTCTACAAATTGCACCTTCCTCCAGGTTTCGAGTTTCTCCCTGAGGCCCTTAAATATCTGAGGTGGCATTTCTATCCTTCGACATCTCTGCCATCGAGGTTTTCTTCAGAAAACCTTGTCGAGCTTCATATGCGCAACAGCCGACTTGAGCAACTTTGGAATAAAGGCGTGCAG ATCAATCTTGAGAGCTTAAAACTTATCGATCTTAGTCACTCCGAGCACCTGGCTGATGTTTCACCTCTGATTGAGAGTCCAAATCTCAAGAGCATTGCGCTTCAGGGTTGTACAAGTTTGGTTCGACTTCCTTCATCGTTTCAGAATCTTGCCAAGCTTACTAGTCTTAATCTGTTTGGTTGCTCCAATCTCAAAATTCTCCCAGAGATGCCAAGCAATCTGAAAGTCTTATTGTTGGATAAGACTGCAATAGAAGAATTGCCTTCATCAATTTGGTCTCTCGAGAAGCTTTATTATTTGACACTTAGCAGGTGTGAAGAGCTTAAGAGTCTTCCAAGCAGCACTTGTAGGTTGAATTCGCTCCCAAATCTACATGGCTGCGGCTCTCTTGAGTCTTTGCCTGTCGAGCTACCTTCTGGGCTGAAGGGACTGGAGTTGAGCGATTGTGAGAGTCTTGGGTCTTTGCGTGTCGAGCTACCTTCTGGGCTGGAGTACTTGGACTTGAGAAATTGTAAGAGTCTTGGGTCTTTGCCTGTCGAGCTACCTTCTGGGCTGAAGGGATTGTACTTGAGCGGTTGTATGAGTCTTGGGTCTTTGCCTGTCGAGCTACCTTCTGGGCTGAAGGGATTGTACTTGAGCGGTTGTATGAGTCTTGGGTCTTTGTCTGTCGAGCTACCTTCTGGGCTGAAGGGATTGTCGGCATTGTATTTGAGCGGTTGTGAGAGTCTTGGGTCTTTGCCTATCGAGCTACCTTCTGGGCTGGACTACCTGGACTTGAGAAATTGTAAGAGCCTTGAGTCTTTGCCTGTCGAGCTACCTTCTGGGCTGGAGTACCTGCACTTGAGAAATTGCAAGAGTCTTGGGTCTTTGCCTGTCGAGCTACCTTCTGGGCTGCAGAGTCTGAAGTTGAGAAATTGCAAGAGTCTTGGGTCTTTACCGAAGCTGCCATGGCTTCTAGCATTGTTTGATGCAGAAGGCTGCACGTCACTAGAGACAGTCTCAAGTTCGATGAGGACTGCACCCACACAAGGTAGGGATCAATTGCGTGACGAGGATCTTTCATTTCTAAATTGCGTGAAATTGGATCAGAGTGCACGGAGCAACATAATGGCTGATGCACAGCTTAGAGTTATGCGAATGCAACTGCATCACGTTTCCTCAATAAAACCCGTACGATTAATATTGTCTGTCCGGGAAATGAAATTCCAAAGTGGATGA